The Vitis vinifera cultivar Pinot Noir 40024 chromosome 16, ASM3070453v1 DNA segment ttttcactttttaaacaaatatccCATAAATGCAACCATCTTCCTTATTAATAGAATCCTATTCTTTTCATCAACAAAAAGAACACCTTTTTCATAAGGTAAATAAATGTGTTACAGAGAAAGAATGAGCTTCGATACTTTGATACTTTTACATCAcgtaaagtattaaaaaaaaagaaaaaagaaataaattattttatttaatatatattaaaaaaaggaagaaaattaaatttaataaaatttattttagtaatttttctaattattcataagaaataaatttttaaaaggtaGAGAAAAATTCATGGcgtttatctatttattttttattttttatttttattttatgaaagaaaacaaagtcAATCTAAAAAGGAGAGGGGTCAACTTTAAGCATTTAAGAGTTGTAGAATGTTGAATGGTGGGTGGCAAAAACCCCAACTTTATCTCCAAACCCCACATGGGACATGCCAACTTTTAATGATTTTCATTGCCAAGATATGAAGAAATCTATTCTATTGCTTTGAAGTTTGAACCAACATTTCTTATTTAGCTGAAGGGGTGGAATCTACAAGGAAAATATGGATTAAAAAGGAATTCTAGGTTGCAATGTAATTTAAAATGTAGCAAGGAGTGAATTTTTAATGTTCACAAAAGTAATCAAATTAAGTTATCtcccaaatataatttatataaccaAAGCATCGACAGTTTCATTTGTATAAAAAGCCATTAGACATTGGAATCAGGCATAAGAAAAAGTTTCATAAAAAGTTTCTACCCCGTCTTTTCTAAAATCTAACTTAAGCATTTAAGggacatgttaaaaaaaatcatccaaacATACCTTATTAGAGGGATACACATCATTTGACTTCAAGAAGTCAACCAGAGGAGTCTATTTGTTGTGTACTTCATGTGActccttaattattttaaatgtcagTATGATACAAATTAGGATTTTGATTTGAAACATAGATTGGAATACTGTTCTTAAAAACGATTCTCTTctttaaaacaagaaatagttttttaaaccaaaaacgcattaacaaaatttaatataaaacaattttttaagaatttattctcaaaacaaattgtttttaaaaataaattttgtgaaacaattgaaaatataaaaaaatattttcaaaattcttatactacatataaattacataataccttcataaaaaaaaaaaatcaaaaaaatatttattcatgtttgaattttcaaaccaaATCAATTAAGAACCGTTTGTGttgttaaaaattgtttttgaaagctATTGCAAACGAACTCCTTAGATTTTGGCAAAAAGTCACATCTACAAGAAATTTAACTAAAAGAGGGGGCATTTTACAACGTATTCAAGTGTATAAAAACGGGGGCAAATCTATAAATAGAAGGAATCATGCTGACAGCTCCCCGTGGTGGCCATGTGGCAGTCGCTTTCATTCCTCTCATTAGACCACGTGGCATTTACTACTACAACTTGTATCGATTATTTCCTAATAGTTGATAGCAAAATGCTAAGTTGCCATCGCACTACCTATAGAATAAATTCGGACTACCTCGAAAGATGGTATGAATGAATAACATGtacatacaaataaataaaattaggataTAAATAACAAGACTTGAAAATATGTAACACCACCACTACAACCAACCACCCGATATTGCTCTTTTGATagatactaaaaaaccctaattgaTATACCTCTAGGAGTCCATATTTGATAGCTTTTAAGAGCAAAGTAAGTAAATATCAATCATCTTGACCAAGGAAAACCTCATTTTTCAATCCTTTAAGtcatgtttggttcctaaaatatacttagaaaagaagaaacctattaaggaaaatcatttttttttttaagttgtcctataaaataataataataaaaaaatcaaatataattaaaactaattaaaaacttacatatttttatattatttaatctttatatcaatgaattaaaataaacaaaataagtttaaaataacaaataaaaataatttatcatttttcctttacattttcttttccttgcattttcttcaaattttttttggaaccaaacatacccAATGAAATCTACGGTACATTTGATTACAAagaaagtaccaaaaaaaagaaaaaagaaatacaaaatatatgcataaaaaaattaaaataaataaaataaatttaaaaaaacatataaaaatgctttattaacttcaaatgtattatttatttttatttttattttattttctctctttttactTCCTTCgcatttttcatcaaaattttcaGTAACCAAACATAGGCTGAATCACTGAATTTATAGTGTGACCAGACTATTTCATAACGTGACAAGTTCACATCCCAGGAACACCATTCGACAGGAAGCACTAATTCCCAAAAGAATTTTAGAGAAAACCTCTGATCAATTGATAGAAGTTGAGGAATGGTAGGTTACAACAATACTAATTATTATCTTCAATGCCATAATGGACCAAACTAAacgatgtttgttttttgactgaatagaaaaagccaaaatatttgactttttctattaaactaaaagtaacatgttgacatcgtccaacataactaaagtgaatttattatcaaaaccaaatattttggctttttctattcaatcaaaagACAAACACCACCAAGTCTTAAAAGCCAAAAACTAGGGGGTACACGAAATAAGAGACTAGAGACTAGACACACACATAGTGATTCAAAACCAATAAGATGAGCAACCCATGCTTGCTCAGACAAGTGAACTTTCGGAGGCATGAATGACTGAACCAAGATGACCCCACAAGGCAGTTGGTTATGGGGCGCAGTTTCAATGTGCCCTCAAATCACATCCTAAATTCAAACCAAATTTGTTCATCAAACCTAAAGATGCAGATGATAGTGTtggcttatattttttttattattatattaagtgatttatagagaaaaaaaatatcaaaattttcccaCATGCAGCTCCTGACCTCTGTTTCTATTGGCAAAcaagaatatttattaataaagcaAGCCAGCGCCAAACAGGCAGGCAAAACTGAAGAGGGGCAACAAAAAGCAACCTCCCTCTCCTTGCTTCAAGCTCAAGACTTCTTGCTGTTTATAGAACTATGTTCAAAGTTGATATAACTTccataaaataatcataattgCATCCTCAATCTTCTCCATATCAATAGCACAATTTGTAACTAGAAATGTTTAAGATCACAAGATCTACCGGGCTCATTCAGCGGTGAAAAAGATGTTTAGAACTGAAATAGCTGGTAATGGATgataatatgaaaagaaaactaaaaaattaatctATGTCAGTCTGGTTTTAGAGAAAGCAGAAATCTCCCCGCCAATATTTCTTACTTGAAATTAACAATTAGACATGATATGTACCACTGATTCTTCAGGTCCTACTAGATAATGCTAGCCTGCCGTTGCATGACATGAAGTAGCCCTGATATGGCAAGTAGACCTGCAAAATGAGCTCAGTGGTTGAATATTCAATACGGTAACATTTAAAGTGCATTGTACCAATCTTCTAAGAAAGAGAAGTGCATCATTCCTGACTTAGAAAAGACATGCTTCGGTTCTGATCAACAATAAGTTAGAGGATTCAAATACTTGCAGCCACCGACTGATGCACATGATGCCCTCAAAGACTCTTATCAGAACCAAAGGTGGAATAAAACTGTAGTATTCAAGCATCAAGTTTGGGAAAAATCATAGTAATGGTTTGTCTGTCAAACCTACTTCTTGTTTTGAGTAGTGACAAACTAAAAGCAGGTTTAAATGAGCAATAGATACCGCCAGCTAACCAGGACCATCCCTCTAACTAATTCTTGATGTAATAGGGCACATGGACAGAACCAAAACATGATAGAACCTATAACCAAACATATGGAGCTATAACCAGTGAAATAAAGCCAGTGATAGGACCTAAACCAAACATATGAAActgttaaaaagaaaattagcaCATCATTGTACTAATGTGATTTTCGAACAAACATAGGAACTGCTCAGACATGAGGTGTCGGACTTGTCCAAGTGAAGAAATAACACAACTACAAAGCTTGTTATGCTGGTAGTTTTTGCCAACCACATATTTTTCTGTGTATTAACTTCAAATCAAGGAGCTAAAAATGTGCATATTGTGTGCTCTCTCTACCGAAATTCAGGGTCATCTTTTTCAACATAAAGGATCCATATACATATTccataattaatataaaaaaataataacatcaGATAAAGTAAACCAAGAATGTTAGTACATCAAATATAgacaagaaaaaacaaaagtaatcgttcattgcatgcaattataaGTTTTCATCCCAAAAATTCTTCTATTAAAAtaacagaagaagaagaaaacagaaaGTTGCTAACATTAGAATAATAACTTAAATGCCAGAATACCCATTTTTGTTAAGCCATTTTGTTCTCCAATGAggacaaaaaatattattttattctcttcatttttgaaatggaagctaaaatttcaaaatttatgaacatgGAATTAGTTCCCACCCCTACTTCAACATCATAAACCAAAGAGTCGTAGAAAGTAGTAATCACCTCACTAAGCATTCATCTGTCACCTTTTCTTTAAATGATAAATGATGTTAACCTTCTTTCCTGCAACAAAAAAAGTATATATTCATCAGAATACTTGTCTTGCtgggtttttttttgtaataactGTAGATTTATGTAAAAGATAGATCTTGTACTTTCTCTTTCTTCGATCAATGGCACTATTCCTCATATCATTCTTTGAAAGAGAAGATCCAGCAGGGATTCCATACTGCATAGGAGACAGGGCTGGAGAACCAGCGGAAGTAACAGCAATTGTTGTAGGTGGTGCAGATTGTGGAGGTGGACCAGGGGCTGGAGTTCCAGCAAGAGGTTCAGGAAGGGGCTTTGGAAGAATGTGCTTCAACCGGTTATTCCTGTAGTtcttccaataaaaaaattgctGCCTATGTGCCAATTCCTAACAGCTCCAAGTAATACAAAAAAACCTTCAGAAACCACCTAATGATAGGCATATAGAAGATTGTTGGAAACATTACACAAGATGACATGTTTTCTATAACCATGAggaagtttaaaatttatttagtcCAGTTAATTGCCTTTCTGTAGACTTATAATTCCAAAAAGAAAGGATTGATAACCGTCCATGTATGGTATGGTATATCATGGCCAAGATAATCAAGTCTTCATGGGCATAACCAGTCAATAAGTTCAATGCCACATGGACCAAATCATGTGTCAAATGGATGGCTACAACTCTTGTGGCTGAGCTAGAACTTGTTTTAGCATTGTTCTCATTTATATATACAATCTTAAAGACCAGAAAATAACAAGTCATTtgtcatttattaattttgttgattggttgagtTCTTGCTAAGGGTGGGAATTCTTTTTTTGTGTTCTCTTTTTTTTGGATGTGCCTTTGATGCATATTGTATACATCTTGTGTACTTTGGTCCACTATTTCTTTATTGCttacttataaaattttattatttacctatcaaaaaccAATTCAATTCAGTCGTCATTTGCTCAAATCCTTCTCTCAatgtcaaaagaaaaaaacaaacaaatgtgtatatatatttttttctttgggggGGTTAAGAAGGAAGATAAAAGATTAAAATGggggggaaaaaaaagggaaaccaAACAATAGAACACTTAAAAGATATGAACTCCTAAGAACTCCTCCAGATTAGACTACTTTCTTAGCTAGAACCCTGTTTCCTGAATCCATTGCACTTATCATATATTAAATCAGTAGTACTTTCAAATCATATGCTTTGGCTAAAGTTACATCAGCAGTATGATCTGGAAGTGtgaacaggaaaaaaaaaagacccagAGGGTCCTTTTCAAATTTCCTAGGAAGATAACTAATTTCCATGTGGGAGTAACAAAAATTCACGGTACAGAAAAGGCTTGCATGATGCAGAATTATTCTCTCTAGATATTAACCAAGAAAACAGAACACTttgccaaaaaagaaaattgatttctttttaagCGTCTTGAGTTAAAAGGACATAAgacacaaaattaaaaaataagccACACAATATAAAAGAGATATAGGGCTTGTTTgggaatgttttaaaaaatagttcttaagaaacagtttttgagaatagttttcaaaaacaattctctaatattttttataacaaaagtctgtttaaaaaattagaatgttCTCAACCTTTTTATGtgtttacaaaaaataaatttatctgaAGTGCTttattttcaaccatttttcatatttgtacaattaatttttgaaatagtccttagaaaataagtgacaacaactaaaaacaattaaaatatgttttacataccatttttagaacaaattctcaaaaaactgctttttgtcaaaatattatcaaacgTGTTTAGTTTGAAAAACAGTTCCCAAACTAGCTCATAATCTCCAAAGAATTCATGATGGGTGAAGGCTACTTTTTCCTTAAGGAAATCCGCCTCCTGATTTCCTCCCCCACCAATCAACCCTGCTCTTGCACCCAATCCTCCCAGCAAAATTCCTAACATCCCTCATAAGATATGCATAACGCTGAGAGCCAAACCCACCTCCTCCCCTCCACCACCCACTCTCCTTTCTTCACCCAATATATGGCCACAAGGGCACATCTTACAGGCACAAAAACCCATATCTCTGGTTTTCACAAAGGACACctaaaaataaatgagtatatGCCACTTCTAACTCAATAgcgtttttcttttgttttttgcttagaaaaaaaaaaaaaatcagaaaatcaGTAATGAAACAGCACCCAGGAAAATTGAATCAACATCGACAATCAAGATATTTTCTCATCCTTTTTCCCTGTAAATACAAGATAGGCTAGAAACAAACCTTGCTTCCAGGATGAGCCATTGCATTGCGGAAGTTTGCATTCTGAAGAagttcaagaaaaaaaaggcaatgTGGATACCTGGAATCATTCCACACCATGAGAATACAAAttcttgaaaatgaaaaataaaaaataaagcacaGAAAGGTTACACGCTTTGGTAAGAAGAGAAGGTAGGAGAACAATGATTCCTAGGCTGCTATGACCTTAACATGGGCATAACATTATTAGATGAGCATGACTCTAAGAGAGTTGCTTACATTATGAATTTTATGTACTCTGGTTGTTGCCAATATTGAAGGTATTTCAAGTAGCCAATGAAAGCTTCATCTTCAAAATAGCGATTTTGAGCCAAATCTgagtaaaaaattcaataagCAATCATCAGGGAAGAAACAGAGACTAAACAATTAATGACACCAAAGAAGTGAATTCaacactaaattttttttgcacTAGAAGTTACCTTTTACGATTTGGATTCATGCTAAAGTGACTTAAAGTGGAAAATAATATAGATTACTAATATGAGTTTGTGCATACAGAATTTCAAGATATTTTACCATGTAAGTAGACCTCGTTGCAGATCCTCAAAGCCCATTACAAATGTGCCACAAATCTAATTACTTGCCTAATGGCCCatatacataaaatatatttgaccaACAAAAGACCACAGTTTTTAAGGTAAGGCAAGGAAAGTtaagaaaaatgctaaaaattaCACAAAAATGGACACCCTTCTCAAGCTATTTTAAgcatcttccttttcttctttattctttCCTTCACAGCAAGGAAAATGCTGTAAAGAAGCATTATAATTCATAATTCTGTAATGGCAaacaataaaggaaaaacaTACAGTGAATGTAGGTGGGATTGGCAAGACATTGGACAAATTCCAACTCAAGGAGAAACCGTTGTCGGCCATCATCTGGATCCTTGTACACATTTTTTGGCCTGATACACATATTAGATTCTTAGATTCTAGAAAGACCATTATATGAAGGAGGAAAACTAAACAAATTATATAATCAAGAGAACTACCCATCAACTAACTTCCTCAAAGGCCTTTTTCAGATTTTGAGAAGATGTAGAACAATaggaaatgaaaaggaaaaatcagatcataattttatcttttatactATTACTCAGATGATAAAAAATTGCACCAAACATTGATTAACACAATTATTTGGCTTAACTTTACAACCCCACAAGtattatagttttttatttgaaaaattcaatGAGGCATCAGATTTTTGGCATATTAGTCAAGGTTTGAAACATTTGATACAGAAGAAGCAACATTACGATTCAAGTCATTAAGACAACTACCTGGAGCAAAGCCAGAGCCACCTCAAAAATTATGAAGAAAGAAGGATACTTGCCTCCTAATTGACctcaaaacatataaaaaaggGCTACTTCTCCTAAGTGAGCtcaaaacatttattttattttatttttaaaaaggctACTTGTCTTGTAATTGCTTGTTACAAAGGGACTACCTAGAGGAGAGTCCAAGCCATTTAAGAAAATGGAGAACAAGGGCTACTCACAGCAAAAGAGAGAGCTTCCTTTGAGAGGACTACAAAGGAGAGGGGCCTCCTATAGCAAAGTGAAAGCCATCTCAAAAAATTGAGAAAGGGTTCTTCCCCATGTAAGAGTTGTTGCAGAGAGGGTTTACATGGAAATGCCTACTCCAAGCAGAGAGAGGATGACCCAatgcaaaaaaaattagagaaaaggACCACCTAGTAAAAGATTGCTTAAAACAGAGAAAAGCTTTAGTGCCGGGCTGCCAAGGAAAGGGCTACTTAGAGCAGAGTGAGAGCCATAGTTAAAAGAGTGGTGCTACATTTATCGGAACAAAAATACAAAGTATACACCTGATTTCACAAAAAATTTCATCCTATGTCCTTGAGTTTAGGAACCAATAACTTTCA contains these protein-coding regions:
- the LOC100247653 gene encoding mediator of RNA polymerase II transcription subunit 31, which gives rise to MDSGKESDSAADTPTSPKNVYKDPDDGRQRFLLELEFVQCLANPTYIHYLAQNRYFEDEAFIGYLKYLQYWQQPEYIKFIMYPHCLFFLELLQNANFRNAMAHPGSKELAHRQQFFYWKNYRNNRLKHILPKPLPEPLAGTPAPGPPPQSAPPTTIAVTSAGSPALSPMQYGIPAGSSLSKNDMRNSAIDRRKRKKEG